A region of the Stigmatopora nigra isolate UIUO_SnigA chromosome 10, RoL_Snig_1.1, whole genome shotgun sequence genome:
ACATCACAACTCCTTCACACTTCCACCTGTCGACTTTCTGTGTGTTCAACTTCCGTCTGCGCGGCTCGGGCTCGCCGACGTTCCATCTCCGTCACCGTCATTGGATGGAGTGGGAAAAAGCCTGCCAAACCTGcgagagggaagaaaaaaaagaacaatcttCACTTAGGGATGCGTTAAAAATACTATatctaaataagtagtaaacacACCTAGAAGTTTGGCCACAGGCTTGGTGGGATGCGCGCCACAGCCGATCCAGTACTTGATGCGGTCCCAGTTGAAGCTGACCAGTTTCTCATTGTACACGTTGGGCAGTGGGTCGTACGTGCCTAGTTGTTCAATGTACTTGCTGTCTCTGGCCCGCTTGTTGTACGCCGCCACGATACGGTAGAAGGGTCGGTTGGCTTGCTTGTGGCCCGCCATCGCCATACGGATGACCACATAGCCTCCGTGGTAACGCTTTAACAGCTGTGATGCTGCAATGGCGGATTGATTTGGAAGGAAGCCtcgtgttatttttttgcaaaattcaGAGAAGAAAActggaataaaataatatatcatcAAAATATTCAAAGAATGTGCAAATGGAAGCCTATCTTAATCATTATATAAATAGCTCACAGTCACTACATGAGGAATCGTTCTATTTGCTTAAGAAGCTTGATGATTAACTTTAGGGTTTCTTGGAAAAATGCAGTTATCTTCCCCCATAATATATTTATCATTGATATTTCCCGGTGGATCAgatgacactttaaaaaaagaaggagcAGTCTTAAATTTTAGGTATCACTTTAGCTTAAACACAATATGTAGTAATAGACTAGTACACATGTAAACACGTGTTTTAACGCTTTCGTTTGTGTACTAAATACAGCAAAATTAATTCAGTTTTATTTCCATGTGAGAGCATCTATAATGCTGACTCCTTTTGATATACGTCGATAAAATACTTACAGAGATGGACCATAATGCCAGTTAAGTACTTTAAAACCCCTGCaatgaaagaacatttttatgTCAGTAAAAGAGCGTTAAAATGAACTGCTAGAAATGTTTACATCAACAGCAGCTAATGCTAAGAATAAAAAGCAGCGGTAACGtataaaaactaaacatttatACCTTTTGAGGTCTCTTGGCAAGCACGCTTGGTCTGGCTTGTagtttacatatattttaaataacaaaacaccTTTTTGGGTCGCCTTgtgtaaaatgtgacatttgtcAGCGcgctgc
Encoded here:
- the mrps16 gene encoding small ribosomal subunit protein bS16m; protein product: MVHLSSQLLKRYHGGYVVIRMAMAGHKQANRPFYRIVAAYNKRARDSKYIEQLGTYDPLPNVYNEKLVSFNWDRIKYWIGCGAHPTKPVAKLLGLAGFFPLHPMTVTEMERRRARAAQTEVEHTESRQVEV